Proteins encoded in a region of the bacterium genome:
- a CDS encoding twin-arginine translocase TatA/TatE family subunit, which translates to MFTSLGLPELIIIFLIVLLFFGGNRLPKVPKAIGESIRNFKSSIRQRQF; encoded by the coding sequence ATGTTTACTTCACTTGGGCTTCCGGAATTAATCATCATTTTTCTCATCGTCCTTCTGTTTTTCGGAGGGAACCGGCTGCCGAAGGTACCAAAAGCCATTGGCGAGTCCATTCGAAACTTTAAAAGTTCTATCCGGCAAAGGCAATTCTGA